One part of the Oceanihabitans sp. IOP_32 genome encodes these proteins:
- a CDS encoding metallophosphoesterase family protein, translated as MFSSTKRLDKAYKNAKTINFNDDSKFILFSDCHRGDNSFADDFANNRNIYFHALKHYYTEGFAYCEIGDGDELWENLSFSSIFNAHKNVYLLMKSFHKANKLHMIWGNHDMVYRNPNYVKKHLSTYFDPKTGQDVELFKNLEYHEGLILKHNATQQELFLTHGHQADWWNYLFWKWSRFLVRILWKPLNVMGIADPTSPAKNYTELIKVEHRIKKWIIKNNNLITITGHTHRPRFPEPDNISFFNDGSCVHPRSITGIEIENGKIALIKWQIATKEDGTLQIVRILLEGPKKLSDYKTDSFI; from the coding sequence ATGTTTTCATCAACAAAAAGATTAGATAAAGCCTATAAAAATGCGAAAACCATTAATTTTAATGATGATAGCAAGTTTATTTTATTTAGTGATTGCCACCGAGGCGACAATAGTTTTGCTGATGATTTTGCCAACAATAGAAACATCTATTTTCATGCTTTAAAGCACTATTATACAGAAGGCTTTGCATATTGTGAGATTGGAGACGGCGATGAGCTCTGGGAAAACCTATCGTTTAGCAGCATTTTTAATGCACATAAAAATGTGTATTTGCTCATGAAATCATTTCACAAAGCTAATAAATTACACATGATTTGGGGCAACCACGACATGGTGTACAGAAACCCAAATTATGTAAAAAAACATTTATCAACCTATTTCGATCCCAAAACTGGTCAAGATGTTGAGCTGTTTAAAAATCTTGAATATCACGAAGGGCTTATTTTAAAACACAACGCAACACAACAAGAGCTGTTCTTAACCCACGGCCATCAAGCCGATTGGTGGAATTATTTGTTCTGGAAATGGAGCCGGTTTTTAGTGCGAATTCTTTGGAAACCTTTAAACGTCATGGGTATTGCAGATCCTACAAGCCCGGCAAAAAATTATACCGAACTTATAAAAGTAGAACACCGTATTAAGAAATGGATCATTAAAAATAATAATCTTATTACCATTACTGGCCATACGCACAGGCCTCGTTTTCCCGAACCTGACAACATCTCTTTTTTTAATGATGGTAGCTGTGTACACCCTCGAAGTATCACAGGGATTGAAATTGAAAATGGCAAAATAGCCTTAATAAAATGGCAAATAGCCACTAAAGAAGATGGCACACTGCAAATTGTGAGAATACTGCTTGAAGGGCCAAAAAAATTGAGTGATTATAAAACAGATTCTTTCATCTAA
- a CDS encoding CvpA family protein codes for MKNYIFTKNSSMGVIDIVLGTLILFGLIRGFLKGLFVEVASLIALVAGVYGAIHFSNFASDFLKTKVSWDEKTITITAFAITFIVIVLAIALAGKALTKLADFAALGIVNKFLGGVFGAVKIILILSIVLNIFDRLNSTITFVEEDDINDTVLYKPVKDLVPMIFPNILELKADYISPETEV; via the coding sequence ATGAAAAATTATATATTTACAAAAAATAGCAGTATGGGCGTTATAGATATTGTTTTAGGGACTTTAATTTTATTCGGTCTAATTCGGGGTTTTTTAAAAGGCCTTTTTGTTGAGGTGGCCTCACTTATTGCTCTGGTTGCTGGGGTTTATGGAGCGATACATTTTAGCAATTTTGCATCCGATTTTTTAAAGACTAAAGTGTCTTGGGACGAAAAAACCATAACGATTACCGCCTTTGCCATAACCTTTATTGTGATTGTTTTAGCTATTGCGCTTGCAGGTAAAGCACTTACCAAATTAGCCGATTTTGCTGCCTTGGGTATTGTTAATAAGTTTTTAGGAGGTGTTTTTGGAGCCGTGAAAATTATACTCATTTTAAGTATTGTTTTAAATATTTTCGACAGGCTAAACAGTACGATTACGTTTGTTGAAGAAGATGATATTAACGATACGGTACTTTATAAGCCTGTAAAAGATTTGGTGCCTATGATATTTCCTAATATACTTGAGCTTAAGGCAGATTATATAAGTCCAGAAACAGAGGTATAG